The following coding sequences are from one Methanomicrobiales archaeon HGW-Methanomicrobiales-1 window:
- the rpl12p gene encoding 50S ribosomal protein P1, producing MEYIYAALLLHKAGKKVDENGVKAVLTAAGVAVNESRVKALVAALDGVNIEEAISKAAVAQVAVAAAPAAAGAAAAAKEEPKEEDKKAEEESGMAGLGALFG from the coding sequence ATGGAGTATATCTATGCAGCACTTCTCCTGCACAAAGCAGGTAAGAAAGTCGATGAGAATGGCGTAAAGGCAGTCCTTACTGCCGCCGGTGTAGCAGTTAATGAATCCCGTGTCAAGGCACTCGTTGCAGCACTCGATGGCGTAAACATCGAAGAAGCAATCTCCAAGGCAGCAGTCGCTCAGGTTGCAGTCGCAGCAGCACCCGCAGCAGCAGGCGCAGCAGCAGCAGCCAAGGAAGAGCCCAAGGAAGAAGACAAGAAAGCAGAGGAAGAGAGCGGTATGGCAGGGCTCGGTGCCCTGTTCGGCTAA